CGTATTCCGCTTGCTTCCGACTGTATCCAATCTGTGCCGTACTTTCTTCAGTACCGAGAGCCACGGGAAGCTTAGCAACACCACCTGTCATCAGCACTAGAAAGTATTTCTTTGCCTTCGTAGAGTTGGGATAATCCACTACAATACCACCATAGAAGCCGGCTTTCATGGCTTGCGAAGTCACCAGCTCAATCTGATCTGCATTTTCAGGATAAAACTGAAACACCGCCCTAGCATTGCGAGTCTAcaattaagcaaacaaaaagtgcTATAATATAAGGAAAACTCCAAAGAACGCCGTTACAACTTACCAAACACGAAAACAGGGTGCTGAAAAACTGATACAACCGTTTCGGTGGCACGTGTGATTTTTTGTCCGCATTACAGAGCCATTGTAGAGCCGAAATCGATACGGCACCATCAAATGTACCGGCCTTAAAAGGCATTCCTTGGCCCATGTCACCGAGCAACAGATCACCTTCGACTTCACGATCAAGTGCGACGTCCAGCATGTGGTTTGATATGTCGACCCCGATCCAAAAATGGCCCTGATCCTCGAGTACACTACCGGACAGTCCAGAACCGCAACCGATATCCAGAATTAGCTGCGGAGAATCATCGTCCGGATCCAGTGCCAAAAGTTCGATGGCACGTTCACACATCTGTACCTGGATATCAATTAtgcgtgtgttgtttgtaTACTTTTTCGCTTCATCCTCGTTGTAGAACTGCAATGGAATGAATGAGATATGAAGTACATTGGATAGATATAAATTTACTTTCTCACTTACAATCTCCGGTGGAGCGATGTGTTCAGGACGCCGGGACATTTTCACAAACTTATTTGGTAGCTCTGCTCCTTTATTTTGGAATTGAAACGCATGTGGTTTGTTTAGATAGATCGCACCGCACTAATGACGCCCTATCGGTCATAGAAATGTGACGGGTAacgtaa
This region of Anopheles marshallii chromosome 2, idAnoMarsDA_429_01, whole genome shotgun sequence genomic DNA includes:
- the LOC128719224 gene encoding probable 18S rRNA (guanine-N(7))-methyltransferase, with amino-acid sequence MSRRPEHIAPPEIFYNEDEAKKYTNNTRIIDIQVQMCERAIELLALDPDDDSPQLILDIGCGSGLSGSVLEDQGHFWIGVDISNHMLDVALDREVEGDLLLGDMGQGMPFKAGTFDGAVSISALQWLCNADKKSHVPPKRLYQFFSTLFSCLTRNARAVFQFYPENADQIELVTSQAMKAGFYGGIVVDYPNSTKAKKYFLVLMTGGVAKLPVALGTEESTAQIGYSRKQAEYAKKARGKPLKKSREWILAKKERRREHGEETRRDSRFTARKRSGRF